TCTGCCGACGACCGACCGACGGAGAGTCCTCCCAACGCACAGCCACCGCCCCACCGGCCTGCTTCCGGTGGGGCGGTGGGCTGCTCCGGGGTGCTTCAGCCGGCGGCGCAGGACCGGATCTGCGGGCGGGCGCCGCTGTTGCCGTTCATCATCGTGGTGAAGCCGAAGGTGTTGCCGCTGCCGTTGGACCGCATCGTCATCACCTGACCGCTGCTGTCCCAGCTCGGGGCGCCGTTCCAGGTGGTGGTGATCCGCTGCGGCGCGGTGACCGCCACGACGACGGTCCAGTTGGCGGCGCCCTGGACGGTCACCGAGGTGTTGTACCTGTCGCCCCAGACGTTGGGGGTCGTCGCGGTCGCGGTGCAGCCGCCGCCGGGCGGCGGGGTGGTCGGGTTGCCGGTCGGCGGCGGGGTGGTGGGGTTGCCGGTGGGCGGCGCGGCGCCGTCCGGGGCCACCGCCCGGCCGGTGCTCGGCGAGATCATCCCGGGGCAGAGGTTGCGGCTGGTCAGGTTGGCCATGATCTGCGGAATCGCGCTCCGGGTGTTCGCGATGCCGTCGTGCATCAGGATGACCTGGCCGGCCTGGAGGCGGCTGGCGTTGGCGACGATCTGGCTGACGCTCGCGTTGTTCCAGTCCTGGGAGTCGACGTCCCAGAGCACCTGACGCATGCCGAGCGACGAGGCCACCGACTGGAGGGTCGAGTTGGTCTCCCCGTACGGCGGGCGGAACAACTGCGGCCGTACGCCGGTCGCGGACTGGATCGCCGCGCTGGTCTGGGAGAGGTCCGACTGCATCTGGCTCTGGCTCATCGACGTCATGTGCGCGTGGTTCCAACTGTGGTTGGCGACCCACATGCCGGCGTCGACCTGGGCCCGCGCGGCGGACGGGTTGCCCTGCACGTTCTGCCCGACGTTGAACATGGTGGCCCGTGCGCCGTTGGCGCGCAGCACGGACAGCAGTTGACCGGTGGCGCCGTTGGGCCCGTCGTCGAAGGTGAGGCCGACGTACCCGTTGCAGGCGGCGGCGCTGGACGGGGTGGCGGCGACGGCGAGCCCGGCCGCGCCCAGCGCCACCGTGGTGGCGAGGACGGCGAGCCGGGCGAGGCGGCGGGGTTGCCGTGCGATGGTGGTCGGCCCGTACGGGCTGCCGGTTCTGCCGAGCATGCCGGGATCCTCTCCGATCGACGGATGTGAATCGAAGTATTGCCATGGCGTTTCCGACAGGTCAACGAGTTCCGGAAACTTCCGAACAAGTTTCCGAAATTCTGCCCCGGCCAGGTCGGATCAACGACTTGACCCGCGCGGCAACTCGGCGCGGCGGAACAATTGGTCATGGCCCAACCGTCCGAGTTCCCGCGCCGTCCGTGGTGCGGCACCATGCCGGCCCACCGCCGGCTGCTCGACACCGTCTCCGGGTACGCCGAGGCGCGCACCCGGGTCGAGACGTTCACCCACCGGGAGGCCCGCCGTGGGCGGGGGCGGCTCGGTCAGGTCGTCGCCCTGCCCGTGGTGGTGCACGTGGTGTGGCACGAGGAGGCGCAGAACATCCCCGACGAGCAGGTGACCAGCCAGCTCGCCGTACTCGACGCCGACTTCCGGGCGGTCAACCCGGACGTCGCCGCGGTGCCCGCCCCCTGGCAGCCGCTCGTCGCCGACACCCGGATCACGTTCACCCTCGCCGACACCGACCCGGACGGCCGGCCCTGCGCCGGCATCACCCGTACCCGCACCGACGTCGCCGCCTTCGGCACCGACGACGAGGTCAAGTCGGCCGCCACCGGCGGGGTGGACGCCTGGCCGGCGGACCGCTACCTCAACATCTGGGTCTGCCCGCTCGGTGGCGGCCTGCTCGGCTACGCGCAGTTCCCGGGCGGCCCGGCCCGTACCGACGGGGTGGTGGTGCTGCACTCCGCGTTCGGCACCACCGGCACGGCGGCGGCCCCGTTCGACGGCGGTCGCACCCTCACCCACGAGGTCGGGCACTGGCTCAACCTGCGTCACATCTGGGGCGACGACGGTGACGGGTGCAGCGGCAGCGACTTCGTGGCGGACACCCCCAACCAGGCCGGACCGAACTACGGCAAGCCGGCCTGGCCCAAGCTGAGCTGCGACAACGGCCCGCACGGCGACATGTTCATGAACTACATGGACTACACCGACGACGCGGCGATGGTGATGTTCACCGCCGGGCAGGCCGCCCGCATGGCGGCCTGTCTGGCCGGGCCGCGCGCCAGCCTCGGCACGGCAGCCGCCACCGCCGGCACGGTAGCCGCCGTCCCGTCCGCCACGGCAGCCGCCGGCCCGGCAACCAGCGGCGAAACGGCCGGCCCGGCGATACTTGACGCATGACCGAGCCGCCGGTTCCGCTGTTCCGCCGTTGGGTGCACATCCGGGAGGAGGACCGGTCGGGGGTACGCGCCTACCGGGCCGCCGACCGTCCGGTCCCACCCGGTCGGGGCCGGACGAGCATCGAGTTCCACCCCGACGGCACGTTCGTCGACGCCCGGCCCGGTCCGACGGACGCGCCGGCCCCCGAGCACGGCCGGTGGCAGCCGGTCGGGGCAGGTCAGCTGCGGGTGAGCTACCCGGACGGACGCGGCGCCGTCACCTTCGAGATCGTCTCGGTGGACGACGCGGTGCTCCAGCTCCGACCGCTGCCCCCCGACGTCGCCCCCGCCCCGGACGGGCCCGCCCCTCCCGGCCGCGAAACGTAGGTGGTCGCCTGATCAGAACCGCGACGGTTGGGTAGGGGTGAGAACATGCGCTCTACTCACGGACGATCCCCGGGCCGACCATCGTGACCGCCGGGACCTGGCCGCTCCTGCCCAGCGTGGTCGCGCTGCTCGTCGCGCTGGTGGTGATCCTGTTCGCCGGGCAGTCGTTGGTGCGCACGGCCGACGAGCTGGCGGACCGCACCGGCATGGGCGAGGCGGTCGC
The sequence above is a segment of the Micromonospora sp. WMMD882 genome. Coding sequences within it:
- a CDS encoding polysaccharide deacetylase family protein — encoded protein: MLGRTGSPYGPTTIARQPRRLARLAVLATTVALGAAGLAVAATPSSAAACNGYVGLTFDDGPNGATGQLLSVLRANGARATMFNVGQNVQGNPSAARAQVDAGMWVANHSWNHAHMTSMSQSQMQSDLSQTSAAIQSATGVRPQLFRPPYGETNSTLQSVASSLGMRQVLWDVDSQDWNNASVSQIVANASRLQAGQVILMHDGIANTRSAIPQIMANLTSRNLCPGMISPSTGRAVAPDGAAPPTGNPTTPPPTGNPTTPPPGGGCTATATTPNVWGDRYNTSVTVQGAANWTVVVAVTAPQRITTTWNGAPSWDSSGQVMTMRSNGSGNTFGFTTMMNGNSGARPQIRSCAAG
- a CDS encoding zinc metalloprotease; this encodes MAQPSEFPRRPWCGTMPAHRRLLDTVSGYAEARTRVETFTHREARRGRGRLGQVVALPVVVHVVWHEEAQNIPDEQVTSQLAVLDADFRAVNPDVAAVPAPWQPLVADTRITFTLADTDPDGRPCAGITRTRTDVAAFGTDDEVKSAATGGVDAWPADRYLNIWVCPLGGGLLGYAQFPGGPARTDGVVVLHSAFGTTGTAAAPFDGGRTLTHEVGHWLNLRHIWGDDGDGCSGSDFVADTPNQAGPNYGKPAWPKLSCDNGPHGDMFMNYMDYTDDAAMVMFTAGQAARMAACLAGPRASLGTAAATAGTVAAVPSATAAAGPATSGETAGPAILDA